The Streptomyces sp. NBC_00576 genome contains the following window.
GGTGACAACGGTGTCCCGGCCGTCCGCAACACCCGAGGGCATGGCCATGTGCGGCCACAGTGCGGCCGGACGCCTTTGGACGAGGTAATACAGGGTGTCACCGTGGAACTGATCGCATGTGCTTTGATCAGGAAGAACAGCACCGAGCGGCACGAGCCGGAACCAGCCGTCACGAATCCCCGTGGTCTCGTAATGCGTAGGTCTCGGGTTCGAATCCCGAAGGCGGCTCCATGGTGAATCCCAGGTCGGGCCTCTGACCTGGGGTTTCTTGTTTCTATTGACCTTGGAATTGGGAATAAACGGACACGTGCAGTCTATGCATCGTAATGCGTAGGTCGAAGGTACGGTCTCTGTAGTGATTCCTAGGCCCCTGGCCCCTGGGCTGGTCTTTTGTGGCAATGATGGCGTCAGTTGACGCTCTGTCGAGGACCAGGTGCGGCCAATGTGCGGCCACGCGTGCAGCCACGGTGCTGGGATGACCATCAAGAGCGGCATTTCTGGGCTCAGTGTTGACCGATGCCTTGTAGAGTTTCGACAGTCAGACCAGCGGAATTCGTTAAGCGGGCTCGGCGGCCGATCGCGGGCCTGGGATCAGCTTTCCGCGTGCTGGGCGTGCTTCGGTAGGAGCCAGACCAGGGCGAAGGTGATCAGTTCGCCGGCGTGGTCGAAAACCGAGTTCCGCCGTGGTTGCGGCGTGCGAAGAACACGGTGCCGAGAGCGGCGGCGCCGATGGTGCCGGAGAGCTGCTGGGCAGCGTTGAGCATGCCTGCGCCGGTGCGGACCTCTTCGGTGGATGCGCCTCCGAGGACGCAGTCGAAGATCGGGACGAAGGCCAGGTCGGTGCCGTATCCGATCAGCAGCAGTGATGGGGCCAGTGTCCAGGGGGCGAGGCTGTCGCCCCGGTGGACGATGGTCCACCACATTACGAGCAGGCCGATAACGGCGATGCCGAGGCCGAGTTGCAAGGCGGCGCGGCCGAGTTTCTGGGTGAGCACAGCGCTGGCGAGCACCACGGCGACGGCGCTGTCGAGCGTCCAGGGGATCAGGGTGAGGCTGGTGTGCGGCGAAGTCCAGTGCAGGCTGAGCTGCAGCAGCAAGTTGAACGCCAGCTGGAATTCGCTCGGCGCTGCGAAGAAGGCGCCCACAATGGCCAGACCGGCGACGAAGCTGCGTTTGCGGAACAGCGAGGGGTGATCACCGGATGGCTGCTGCGCCGATGAGAGACGACGAACAGCGTCAGTGCGGTGATCGAACCCGGCTATCGACAGGTAGGTCCACAAGGGTCAGCCGAGTTCCCGGCCCTGGAGCAGCGGAATGATCAGCAGGGCTGAGGCCAGGTTGAGCAAGGCGATACCGCCGAGATCGAGCCGGGCGTTCGCATCCTCGCCGGTCTTGTGCGGCAGAAACCGCCAGGCCAGGGGCCTGGGCAGGCACGGCGCAGGGCTGAGGGTTCGGGACCGTGCAGGAGGCCGTCAAGAGCGCCGCAGTGGTGCAGGCCGTGAGGGTCACCATGGAGGACGAGGCGGTACTGGCTGAGTAGGGCCCAAGGGCCGTTCCCGTCCGCGGATGGTGGGCGGTGGAGAAGTGCAGTTGCCTCGACACAAGGGCGTGCACCTGCAGCTGACCGCCATGGCCGAGGGCTATCGCGAGGTCCTCGTCGTCAAGTCGGCGCAGGCGGCGGCCAATCCGACGCTGGAGCAGGTCAGACTCAGCGCCTCCGGTGGGGGTCTGCAGGTCCTGCCGAGCGCGGGCTGCGGTCTGCGCGCCCTCGACGAGGATGGCAATGCTGTCTTCAGGGGCCCGGCCGAAATGATGTGGGACTCGGCGGGTGGCACGGCCGCGGTGAGCACGCGTTCGCTGAGCGTCGGCGCCGCCACCGAGGTGCCCGCCCCCCAACTCCGAGGCGGAGAAGACCCAGCTGGGCCCCGGTGACAAGAGAGCCCAGCTGCCCGTCCAGGTCAGCGCCGTTACCGTCAAGCCCGATCTTGCCCTGGAAGGCGGGCTTTTCCTCCATGATCTTCGGTTGTCCGAGTCCGCCTCTACCACCAGAACGTCCGGCGCGAGCCGCTTGTACGTCCGCGATGCCGCGCATGGTCTTGCACAGGTTTACCGAGCGTGTCTTGGGTAGGGCGGCCACGACCGTCACCTCATTGAGGGAGGCGACGGCGCCGACGTGCTCGCGTACGAGCTGGACGAGTTCGGCCTCGACCTCGGTTGATGACGTCGTTGGTGCGGCCCATGACGAAGACATAGCCGTCGGCGTCGAGGTGCCCGCAGTCGAGGGCAGCCGGCCATTCGGCTGACTTGCGTGTCTGCTTGTCGAAGGCCGGGGGCGGGGACGACACGGCGCAGGGTGCTGACGCGCGAGGCCGTGGGGCCGACGGCATGTCGCGGCTTCGGCTTCGGGCCTTGACCGCCGCGGCGATCGCCTTGTGGACCACTTCGATGTCGAGTGCCACCCCGGTGGGCGGGGTGGGCCCGCAGTGATCCGCCCTGTGTTCCGACCACCTCGAGACCAGCCTTTACAACGGCTCGCGGCGCGGAAGGAGTGGCGGTCGCAACGCTGCGGACCAGAAGAGCCCCGCCGGCGCGGCAGATGCTCGGCGGAGCTCAGAGGGCGTGGCGTGGAGCGGTTGCCGCGTTGTGCCGCTGCGAGTCAGCGGGACTCCGCGATGCCGAGGGCGGTCAGGGCGTTGTGGATGCCCTCTTCGAGGAGTTCGTCGGAGAGCTGCCGGTCGGCCAGGGCGCGGGAGAGCTGCAGGGTACCGACGTCATGGCGTAGACGCTGAGGGTCTTTTTGCGGACCGAGCGCGGATCGGCCGGCGCGAGGCGCTCGGCGACACTGTCCATGACGGCCAGTACGCCGTCGGTGTAGGCCTGCTTGGTCGCGTCCCCGCACCGCCCGATCTCGTCGAGGGGTGCGGCGGAGGGGCAACCCTCGTCGGGGTTGTCGCGGTGCTGGGGCGACAGATATTGCCGCACGATCTGCTTGAGTCCGACGATGCCCGGTGCCGCCTGCGCGACGACGTTCGCGTTCAGTGTGCGCAGCTGGTCTGCGACCGCGGTGGCGACGAGGTCGTCCTTGGACTCGAAGTGGGCGTAGAAGGCACCGTTGGTCAGTCCGGCGTCCGCCATGAGTGTCGAGATGCCCGAGCCGCCGATGCCGTCGCGCTTGAACCGACGGCCGACGGTCTCGATGATCCGCTGCCTCGTCACCTGCTTGTGCTCTTTGCTGTACCGCACCACGGGCTCCTCCGTACGCCGAAAGGGCCGCCTGTTCTCCGTCGGCCCTCTCATTGTATGGTATTTCGAACGTACTCCAATGATGGCCGACGGCGTCTGAGGATGCCGACCGCCACCTGCTGGGCATGTGCGCTCATGTTCCCTCGGGTTGGGCCAAACGCCGTATGAGGTCGACCCACGTGGCCTGCAGGCGCGTGGTGGGCGCCCCGAGCTCCTCACGCAGGTAGTCCGCCGCCTCGAAGCTGGTGAAGGCGAGCAGGGCGTGGGCGAGCATGTCATGGTCACCATCAAGTCCCATGTCGCACAGGAGAGTTGAGACGTGGCGGTGGAAGGCCTGGCCGCTGCCCGAGCCAGCGCGGCGGGCGTAGGGCACCTGGCGTCCCAGCGCTGCGCCCAAGTCCGCATCGGTGGCGATGCGCCCGAGCAGGGCGCAGCCGAACGCCGTCAGTCGGTCCACCGCAGGTGCTCCTGGTCCCAGCGGGGGAGGACCTGAGGCATACGCCTCCTGGAACTCCGCTTCGGTTTCGTCGAGGAGGGCGAGCAGGAGGCCGTCGCGGTCGCCGAACCGGCGAAAGAGGGTGCCTTTTCCCAGGCCGGCTGCTTCGGCCACCTCCCGCATCGTCACGTGTTCGGCTCCCTGTTCGGCGACCAGTCGTGCCGCCGCCTCCAGTAAACGGGCGCGGTTACGGGCGGCATCGGATCTCTCGGCGATGACAGCGGCCGATGCGTTGTCCGGTGTCTCCGTCACGGTTCACTCCCTGGTGTTGCGTGTGCGTACACGTTCTTTCGGTCCTTGCTCTGCCACCGGTGTACATCGACGGGAGGGGGGAGTGTCAACCGGTACGAGGTATTGGGCACCCGTCAGGTGGTCGGCGCCCATCAGGGTGCCGCAGGTCGGCTTCGATCGGCCCGCACCCTGGACGTGGAGCACAGAGGGCGGCAGGGGCACCGGCCCTGGCATCACCCGAGGCCACACTGCTGCGGCCCACAAGCGGGAGTTGGCCTGCCGCCTGCCGCCTGCCGCCTGCCGCCTGCCGCCTGTGAACGTCCCCACGACCGGCCGGGATTTCCGTCCCCGTTATGCTCTTCGCGGTCCTGCAAGAGGGCCGCTGGCCTCCAGGCCAGGCACGACTGTTGCCCCTGTCGAACGGATGACCTGGGGGGTGGTGTCAGTGCGCCGTGAGGCGCTGTGAACTCGTGCGGAGGTGAGTGAGGTTCCCCCGGTGTGCGGGAGGTGCTGATCAGCTGGTCAGGGCGGGTTGACGGGGTTTCAGGTTCGTTCGTTCGGCCGTTGCCTGGTCGGCGTAGTGCTTCTCCTCGAACTCGATCGGGCTGAGGTAGCCGAGCCGCTTCTGGATGCGCCGGGAGTTATAGAAGCCGTCGATGTACTCGAACAGCGCGAGATTCGCCTCGGCCCGGGTGGCGAAGACGCGGCCGCGGATGCACTCCGTCTTGATGATCATCCACAGATTCTCCGCGAGAACGTTGTCGTAGCTGTCCCCGACCGAGCCCATTGATGCTTCAACTCCCGCTCTCAACAGTCGAGTTGTGAGCTTCACGGATGTGTACTGACAGCCGTGATCCGCATGGTGGATCAGCTTGCCCGGTTCGACTTCCCGGCTCGCGAGTGCGTACTCGAGGGTGGTCAGGACCAGGTCGGCGTCCGCGCGGGCAGAGGTCTCCCAGGCGACCACCCGGCGGGAGAACGCGTCCCGGATCGCCGACAGCCACAAGGGCCCCTCACCGGTGGCGATCATGGTGAGGTCGGTGGCCCACAGCCGGTTCGGCGCCGGTGCGGTGAAGTCCCGCTCGACCAGGTCCGGGGCGAGTGTGGCCTTGGGATCGCGGCGCGTGAAGCCGCCCCGGCGTGGGCTGATCCCGGCAATGTCGGCCTCGCGCATCAGGCGCTCGACCCGTTTGCGGCCCACGTGGACGCCCTCGCGCTTGAGCACGGCATGCACGCGTGGCGAGCCGTAGATCCCGCCCGAGCCGGCGTGGATCTCCTTGCGCAGCGCGGCGAGCTCCGCTCGCTCGTCGGTGGTCAGCCGGTCATCGCGCTCGCCGGCATCCGCCTCGGCCTGGCGGATCCACCCGCGCAGAGCCTCCGGATGCACACCGAGGTCGACGGCGAGCTTCTTGATCTGCGGCTTCGGCTCGGAGACGCGGTACATCCGCACCGCACGCTCACGCAACTCCAGCGAGTACTTTCTGGGCGCAGCCATGGTCGATGTTCCTCTCATGAGTCCCATCTGACCCTCTGTCAACACACTCCGCATTTCGGGGGAACCTCACCGTCCCATATCTGAACAAGCCTGGCGGACTGGTGTTTCACTCCGGTGACCAATGAGAACCTCGCTCGGGAGTAGTCGGTCACGCTCCACGTTCAGTCGGTGGTCGGTGTCGTCGCCTCCGACGTGCGGGCGCCGTCGACTCGGAGATCGGCCTGAACCAGTTGGTGTGGGCGAGAGGGCGGTCCAGTCAGGAGGAAGCGCGCTTCGAACTGGCCTCGCAGGCGGCCTGGCTGATGAAGGTCGGCCGTTACCCGATGTGCGAGGGCTACCTCGGAGAGGCCGCCCGCAAGGGTGATCCACAATGGCAGTTCGAAATCGGCCTGGACTGCGTCCTTGACGGTATCGCTGCTCGGCTGAAAATCGATCACGCGCCATCCGAAATGTGATGGACGTCGATCGGTTTCAGCCGATCGACATATACAGGACAGCTCCATCAGGGAAACGGAAGGCCCGCTACAGAGGATTGACATAAAGCGGGGCTTCCCCTTGCCTGTCGTTGAATCCGCGAAATACATTCGCCCCACTCGAGGCGGGGATAACATGACACGCGAATTCAATGACACGACACGAGCGCTCTACGCGGTGGCGGACCTCACGGCATGCGAGGGCATCACATGTCGCAGAAGTGAGGCCTCGGGGCGTCCCCGAGGCCTCGCCGTGGCCGGAACCCGGCTCTGCTCGGCCTGCGTCCTCCGCCTGACCGGCGGTCTGACGCGGCTGCCCAGCCTGTACGACGAGTGCGGACTGCTCCTCGGGGGCACCGACCGGCCGCGCGAACGTACATCCGGCGGTGGCGGCTCGTTGCGCGGGCTCCCTTTCAACACCGCGGCGGCGGAAGCCCGCTCCGTGATCCTCGGTGTGCTGCGTTCCTGGGCCGGGCTGGTCGTCGGGGAGCGGATCGTCGCCGCGCCCCGGGACACGGTGGCCGGCGTCGTCGAGTTCCTGATCCGGCACGCCGGGTGGCTGGCCGCCCACGAAGCCGCGGGTGAGCTGTCCGAGGAGGTGGCGCGAGCGGTACGCCGGGCGGGGTATGTGGTCGACCCGCCCCCCGGCCGAGGCATGCAGGTCGGGACGTGCGTCGTGGCGGACTGCGAGGGCGGGCTGACGGCCGTGGTGCGCGTCAACCGGGCCGATCCGCCGGTCGAGATCAGCTGCGCCGCGGATCCCTCGCACCGCTGGTCCGCGCAGGAGTGGATGGCGCTGAGCCGCGGTGCGTCGGAGGACCGGACGGAGCGGCCGGCCGGCCCGGCGCTCCCGGCGCCGACGGCGCGGTGGCTGAGCGCCCGGGCCATTTCCCTGTTGTGGGGGGTCCCCTCCGGCAGCGTGTACCGCCATGCCAGCGAACAGGGGTGGCGGCGGCGCACCGACAAGGGCCGCACCTTCTACCACGAGGAGGATGTCCTGCGGTCTCTCGGAGCGCGCACTGTTGGTCGCTCCTGACGGATCGGTCGTAAGCATTCACGAGGTTGGCGTGCTGGTTGCGAGTTGACGATGTGACAGGTCGCTGTGCTCTCTGGCACGCTGCGGGATCATGCCTGCCGCTGCCGAGCCTGCTGCGTCGCGTGAGGACCTCCTCACGCTGATCGCTGTACTGCGCGAGCAGAACGTGGTGCTGGCTGAACGCTGTGCGGGGCTCGAAGAGTAGAACGAGCGGCTGACCGCGCGGGTGGCAGAGCTGGAGCGGCGGCTGGACCGCAACTCGAAGAACTCCAATTTTCCGCCCTCGCAGGACGTGTTCGGCCTGCCCAGGGACGAGACGGTGGCGAAGCCGAAGCCGATGGGTAAGCGGGCAAGCGCAAGGGTGCTCCGGGTGCCGGACCGGCGATGGTCGAGAACCTGGACCGGGTCGAGGACCACCGGCCGGGTGCGTGCTCGGACTGCGGCGAGGCATTGGGTGATGCGCTGTCGGTGGGCTTCGCCCGCCGCCAGGTCAGCGATGTCCCGCTGGTGACGGTGCGGGTCACCGAGCATCGGCTGCACAAGGTCTGGTGCGACTGCGGTCATGTGACCGCGGCCGACGCGCCCGGCCTGCTGGCCGGGTCGCCGACCTCCTACGGGCTGAACCTGCGGGCGCTCGCGGTCTACCTCCTGGTCTTCCAGCACGTTCCCGTCGAGCGCGCCGCCCAGCTGATCGCCGACCTGACCGGCGCCAGGGTCTCCACCGGCTGGACCGCCTCCGTCCTGGACCGGGCCGCCGAGCTGGTCCAACCCTCACTTGACCTGATCCGGGCCCTGCTGGTCCTGGGGCACGTGCTGCACGGGGACGAGACCACCCCGAGGTTACCTTTCTCGTGGCCCCGCAATGGGGTTCCT
Protein-coding sequences here:
- a CDS encoding TetR/AcrR family transcriptional regulator, whose protein sequence is MTETPDNASAAVIAERSDAARNRARLLEAAARLVAEQGAEHVTMREVAEAAGLGKGTLFRRFGDRDGLLLALLDETEAEFQEAYASGPPPLGPGAPAVDRLTAFGCALLGRIATDADLGAALGRQVPYARRAGSGSGQAFHRHVSTLLCDMGLDGDHDMLAHALLAFTSFEAADYLREELGAPTTRLQATWVDLIRRLAQPEGT
- a CDS encoding IS3 family transposase; protein product: MAAPRKYSLELRERAVRMYRVSEPKPQIKKLAVDLGVHPEALRGWIRQAEADAGERDDRLTTDERAELAALRKEIHAGSGGIYGSPRVHAVLKREGVHVGRKRVERLMREADIAGISPRRGGFTRRDPKATLAPDLVERDFTAPAPNRLWATDLTMIATGEGPLWLSAIRDAFSRRVVAWETSARADADLVLTTLEYALASREVEPGKLIHHADHGCQYTSVKLTTRLLRAGVEASMGSVGDSYDNVLAENLWMIIKTECIRGRVFATRAEANLALFEYIDGFYNSRRIQKRLGYLSPIEFEEKHYADQATAERTNLKPRQPALTS
- a CDS encoding MFS transporter; this translates as MWTYLSIAGFDHRTDAVRRLSSAQQPSGDHPSLFRKRSFVAGLAIVGAFFAAPSEFQLAFNLLLQLSLHWTSPHTSLTLIPWTLDSAVAVVLASAVLTQKLGRAALQLGLGIAVIGLLVMWWTIVHRGDSLAPWTLAPSLLLIGYGTDLAFVPIFDCVLGGASTEEVRTGAGMLNAAQQLSGTIGAAALGTVFFARRNHGGTRFSTTPAN
- a CDS encoding IS66 family transposase; the encoded protein is MVENLDRVEDHRPGACSDCGEALGDALSVGFARRQVSDVPLVTVRVTEHRLHKVWCDCGHVTAADAPGLLAGSPTSYGLNLRALAVYLLVFQHVPVERAAQLIADLTGARVSTGWTASVLDRAAELVQPSLDLIRALLVLGHVLHGDETTPRLPFSWPRNGVPGPRVRYGCVPPVEGDDLGGVAAGLRGTA